The Ipomoea triloba cultivar NCNSP0323 chromosome 13, ASM357664v1 genomic interval attgtGTTGgcgtaaagacaattttgctcCTCTTTCCATacctttatcttcttttttttttttaatttaaaaaaatttattattattattattattattattattattgaaagacattattattattattattactactactacaacatatactacaacataagggcattttagtcattttatagCTTCTTACATTTCAATTCCTTGTATTCCTATTCCtacataccaaacactgtagtttcaattcctactttattcattgaattacaattccacagaatgcaattcttttcccccttgattccctcctcccaaccaaacgccctgttagtacacaaataatgtactttcgatatattaaaaatgtgcatTGTATTTAGAAGAAATACATACTgaagtacattatattgtataatgtatatccaatacacaaataatgtacttttagtatattaaaatatattttttattatgatcTACGTAACACTGTGTAAATCatgtccacacaataatttgcccttttTATAGGTGCAGGCTAAATGGGTAAAATGGAGAAATCACCCTTCTTGGACTTTGGATTGTTCTAGTGAAACTCATCCTCTTGGGCCAATCTTCATGAGCTTGGAGACTACTCGGGCAATTGGGCTAACCCGATTTTGATGAGTCAGGAATATTAACTCCAACACTAATGTAATATGATATAATCAACTATTTTATGAACTAATGAAGTACACAAAGTTGACAAATGTAGTACAATATTGTCAGATGACACAAATTTCGGTACAACATTGTCACAAGTTGCATTTTCTGCCTTAATATGACTAAAGTCTAAAGAGCAATAGGCACTGGGGCTAGGGGAAGCATGAATGGGGactgtatattaatattttgtagttGGCACAAGCAATACCTATACAAGTTTAATTTGACAATAAATGGAAATAAAGTGCTAAAAacaatcaattaaaaaatagGGATTTTGGGGATTGAAATCATTGTTCTAAATAGCAGCACCCAAAATCAGTACAAGGAATTGTAGGTAAAGCATGTGGCAGTAATGGATGCTATGCAAATGAGAAGTGAAGGAACAAGTGTGGCATTCAACAGTCTGCTCTGCCCCAAATAACCAGCCAGGGTTATAGTACCATCTGCGATAACTCGAGCAATTGTGCCTGCTTCTGTCGACAAGAGGCCACCATTGTAGGTTCCACGAGAAAGCCTCGACGACATGACTCGGGAGAGGAGCGATAGATTGACACCTATGAGGAAAAAAGCACCATAATATGCAGtttatattattgataataaatatAAGAATATGTAAAACTCTACTTTGAAGCGTGCAACAGCACCAGACAACAAGAACAAGCGTCTTTTGTTTGGTCACGTATTGCGTGCATTTTGTGATTTGTTTTTCACGTTGAAGAAAGAAACATTTCAATGATGACCAAATTCAATCCTAGTGGCTATATTCTGCTAGTCACATATGACATGATTTCTTTTAGCAATGTTAACTCCATTTCAAGCAGAGCTTCAGTCACCATCTAACACATTTTTAAAGGTTGAATGAAAGAAAATAGATtgggtgttgattttgaacaaTCAGAGAAGAAAAGATGGATATTTTACCTTCCAAAACCTCTGCAGATACAAACATTATCAGCCCAGAGATGACATACTGTGGCACAGAATACGGGATGATTACTTGAAAGCTTAGGACTATGCCCAGCAAAACCATAATTTCGGATGCCAATAAAATTTGCCTGCAGCCATGAGAAAATAATAGGGGCATGCTTTAGGACTGAGTATCAGAGCTAGGAAAATTATTACCAGCCAACTGTTATAGAATGATCAAAAGACTTCTATACTATATCGTGAACCACGATCCATGGGATGAACATCTATAACATCCATGCTTCCTTTGTCGAATAGAATATTACCTATCCTGGAACATGTTACTTATGTAGCTTCCAACGATAACGTTTACTGGAAGAACTGTTAAGCCAAGACATGCTAGAAAAATTGCCACAGTGCCGGTTGACCACTGGAAGTAGTATTCTGTAATAACACTAGATTCTGAGAGTAAAACCTCCATAGCATATTTCAGCATAAAGTAAATCAACAGTTGAACCTGTAATCAAAGCAATACTCTGTCATCATTCATGAGAATAATCTCTTTCTAGTAGCATGACAAATATTAGAAACCATAATTTATATTGTAGAAAATAGAGCTTCCTCTGTTTTTTTCATCATTTGGGGAGAGAAGACATTCATGGATATAAAGTGTCTCAGGGAACACATTCCCCTCAAATCCCCCGGCACTTGATACCATTGCATTAGCTAAATTGTTATAGGACAAACAAGTTGCTTTATGCCACTTGTGACGATGAGAAGAGTAAAAAGATGTACCTTCACAGAGGGAGTGAGTAATCTGTATGCTGCAGCAATAGAGTTGACTGGTAATCGAGACTCCTCTGGAGCTTCTTCACTCTCATCATATTCTTGGTTGCCATCACCATCATCTTGTTCGTTGGATTTTATGAGCAGTGGTTGTGCGAGACCCTTCTCAACCACATCACTATCTGATAACCAAAATTTAATGTTCATTTCAGAATTTGATCAAAGTCCAAAATGCTCACAAAGTATCTCACGGAAGTTGAATTGGGAAGTTTAAAGGCCCAATATAGAGAAATCCCAGAAAGTACTTCACAGACAAATATGCAAGGTTATTTGGTTTAAAGTTCAGTAATACAATAGCCAACTTGACTGAGAAGGCTTTCCTCACCCTGGTTGATGTGTCCATGGATAGACAAAAAACAATGGGAGAAATACCTTTGAATTTAAGAATACAGGCTACAGGAAGGAGCATAAGAAAAAGTAAATGGGAACTGAACATACCAGCATTAGATTCCTGTGGAACGGGGTTTTCTTCAGTCTCAAGCACTGGTTCTCTAAATGAGATCCATAACCATACCAGATATATTAACCATCCGAAAGCCATGACCCAACCAGGTAAAGTTTCTTTGTTGAATGTCaggttgaaaattttaaaattactttGAAGCAACCCAGCAAGTGCTGGACCACATGCCATTCCAAGAGCACTAGCACTGACAAAACCTGCAGAAGCCTGCATACGGATTTTAAGTGGCACACAGTCACTGATATACCTTCGGTTCACAGCTCTGGCTGAACCCAAACTGCAATTAAGAATGACAAGGGACATCAAAAAACTTGTCAAGTTATATTTAGTTGCAATGGAATTACCATCATACATACAATAGACTAAAATTGACTGATGCAGATGACAACAAAACTCCTGGCATAATTATCTACACAGAACAGAATGAGGTAACAACAAATGCTGGTTGATTGTTTTTGTTGCTAATTCCAACCAGAATCCACATTATTAAAAACTCTTAGTGATTGCCCAGCATTGCAATatcatttcaaattttcacCCACTAGTGAACCATTCTTTCTCTAGCTGTACTCATATAAATGTATGAATAGTGCATCGATCATTGTTGCCTAAGCAGTCACCAGTTCTTCATTAagaaaaagttatatttaaaggAAAGACAAATAATTGCAAGATTCAGCTTTCTGAATCTCTTAGTAGAACTGTAGAAGAACATTGAATTAGACAATAGTAAATAATGGAAGGTAAAGAAATGAAAGAGGCAAGATAATATTGATAAGTGAATAAACTTAAAATGTTTTTAGCATTCCTGAATATACAATAGATTCTATATAACAATGAGGATATCAGTGACGCAAATAAGCATGTTGTTGTTATGTATAAGAAAAAGAGAAACGCACATTCACGTTTTTACACAAGAACGGCAGAGAATAGGAGAAAGAGTGAGAGATTACCCGCAACATAATCTGCCTATAAGAAGAATTGGTAATGATTGCATGTCATAGGCCAGTGCATACAAGGCATTGCCTATACAAAGAACTATACTGCTAAATACCAAAGGTCTAAAGTAAGACTTGTTCGACCAAGCACTGAAATACACTGATGAGAAAACTTGTGCAACTGCCATTGATCCAATCACAATACCACAAACTGTTGCTGCAGCGCCAAGGCTCATAGAATAGTCATCTGCTGTTggaactataatatatgtatttaccaTATAAAGGAAAGTGTTTGCCAGGTTCAACAGGAGTGACATAAAATGGTATCTTTGATCAACAACATCTTCTTCAGCAGGACTAGGTAATTCCTCTTGCATTATAAGTGCATGTTGACCCAAAAAATTCAGGAAGTTTGTTGAATGAGTTAATCTATCAGCCGCAGCTTTTATTGAGTCAACAACAGGATCCTGCAGATGAACTCAAAAATAATAAGCAAAAAGTATAGAATCCAGGAGAAAAGATATACATACAGTGCCAAATAAGGAAAAGTaagaattcatttttaaaaaatgagattAAGAATTAGCACGCATGAACTAAGCTGATAAAGTAGGTAGATGAAAACCTGAAGCGGAAGAGCAGGCTGGTCATATATAGATAAGTAGCTTCCCTGACGATCTTGAAGTTCTGCAAGATTACGAGATAATGCTCCAACAACTGCCCCTAATCCCTACAAGTATATGTAGTTTCAGCCATTGTTAATGTGCTGTTAAGAATGGCTTAGTTTAATCAAAGTGCTAGGCCCGAGGCTAACAAAGTTAACCCACCTTGCCTTTAGCACATATCTATTTGAGATTGGATAATTGGATATTAAATAAATAGCCTGGCATGATGTTCAAAAGTGCAGAAAATTTTGAATAAGAAGGAAGAGGCAAAGAGTGAATATCTAGGTATTTGAGGTAACATCTTACCACATGCTTGAAAATTTGTCGAAGCTGTGAATAAGGATGATTAGCCCGAGTTTTGACATAATAATCAGTAAATTTATAGCCGAAGCGTTTGTCAAACTTCTTAAGGATTTTCCTCAGTCCAATGGCATTTATTTCAACAAAGAAGAGAAGTTTTAGAAGATCACGTCCCACAGCCCTATAAGCTTCCCGTAGCTCACTTATTTTGGCAATTTCAGGTTGTTCCTGAAGAGCATCTTGTTGTTCATTGAGTTCAGCTATCCTGCCTGCAAGTGCTCCTTGTTGTTCTAACAGGAAGAGAACAATCTTTTCAATCTGCATTAATAACTCAAAAGTTATGCAAACTTCATACTACAACCCTAAGCTAGATAAATTTTAGGATAGACAGACTGGATGAAATTACTCTTTAAAGaactctttcttttcaaattacCAACATTTAGTATTGGAAGCCAAATTAGCAGACATTGGTGCAAACATAAAAGGTAAAGAAAGAGCCagatgattcttttttttttttttgaatactactgactctgttacaatgtagtatctgttcatagctactttctcaacctactgaagcacaaagagtcaacaattgcctccactgaggctcgaacccactcccatcatccatgtgggagtgtaaaccgggacaccgggtgccactagaccacaaggtctttggaaATTTTGACATATCTAGCCAACATCCAGAACAAACAGAGTGGGAGGCAGTGTTCAAATAATAAGTACCAAAAGTCAAGAGTAATTGAAAACAGCATTGATGAATTACATATTCCCAGGCCCCTTCATATATTATGAGAAAGCAATTTATGCACCCCCAGAAAATCCATAATTTGCTAATTCTAGGTATCAAATTGGGAAGAAAGCAGGATGATCCTTATAACCTTATTCACATACTCAGTCAGAATTAAGACAACTAGACAAGAAGACTacatattttatgaaaataaattacaacCAAGTCTCCCTAATTGTCTCCATCAAACCTCTCTATTTATCTCATAATTCTGATCAATTAAAACAAATCAATTCTAATTGATTAGAGAAAAAATCAGCAACTAAGTACACCAAAATTAGTGCTATTCTTGACACTATGTAGACTAAATACTGATATTTTGCAGAATAGAATCATAGCAATGATCCTAGTTTACTTCAAATAAAATCACCAAAGATATTGAAGAATAACAACAATCTATTGAATAAGTACCCAAGTTACTAGTATAACATGACTAACATCCCAATTGAAATTCCTAAGTTTAAGTTTGGCAGACTCCAAAACATAGATTTCAAAGACCAATAATTCAAACATGAACATCCAGACATACACGAAGCTTCTGTCAATCAAGTTCTAACCAACCTGGTTGTCCAGCATTCGGGAGAAATCCTTGAGAACATGTCGGCGATCCAGTGCCCCAGCTTCAATCTGGTTCGCATACTGCCTAacctttttcttcattattttgTAGTTGATGTAATATCTACAAAGTACAGATTAGTTATTCATCAGGTTCACATACAAGGATCACCTTTATTGGTATTGAAAAGAATGCCAACAATATACTAATATAGTCTTCAAAATATACATCTAGATTAAAATGGAGCATACCCTTGCCATTCTTCAATTTGTCTTTCCTTCAGCTTCTTCCCAAAAGCAACCATCTCTAGTCTCTTACTGCATTTGAGAGAACAAAATGAGAAACTGAGAACCAAAAGAGATAAAACTGCTCATGTCACCTTTGAGGCTTTGAGTATCCCAAAGAAACAACACTTAAAAGCAAGAAAAACTTATCCACAGAGCCCTACTGATTTGGGTATAAAACCTTACATAGTATCTATCAAGAGCTATCTCATCAATCACTGAAACCGTATAAAACCACATATCCACACTAGTTACGGCAAGCATATCAATCAAATCCGCACCTCCATATATTCACAAAGCATAGATACAGTCATCCAAATTTccacattaaaaacaaaacagtcCAGCAGGGTCAGAGGAAAACTAGAATAAGAAAGATATCTAAAATCATATCACAATAACGATTCATTAATCCCAAAACGCATTGATTATACTAGATCAcaatccaacaaaaaaaaaaaaaaaaaaaaagattcagaCACATGCTTGCGCATTCAGATACACAGAACCAAACATCCATAAGCACTGAATAGAACCACTAGCCGTACCAAAGTGTTGAAGGGGGACTAGATGAGCATCAAACACAGACGAAAGACAACAAATCTTCACTCTTGAAGATTCCGTTCCGGAATATTTCGCGTAAAANNNNNNNNNNNNNNNNNNNNNNNNNNNNNNNNNNNNNNNNNNNNNNNNNNNNNNNNNNNNNNNNNNNNNNNNNNNNNNNNNNNNNNNNNNNNNNNNNNNNNNNNNNNNNNNNNNNNNNNNNNNNNNNNNNNNNNNNNNNNNNNNNNNNNNNNNNNNNNNNNNNNNNNNNNNNNNNNNNNNNNNNNNNNNNNNNNNNNNNNNNNNNNNNNNNNNNNNNNNNaaaaaaaaaaaaaaaaaaaaagattcagaCACATGCTTGCGCATTCAGATACACAGAACCAAACATCCATAAGCACTGAATAGAACCCACTAGCCGTACCAAAGTGTTGAAGGGGGACTAGATGAGCATCAACAAACACAGACGAAAGACAAACAAATCTTCACTCTTGAAGAAATTCCGTTCCGGAATATTCGCGTAAAATCTAACACAGTCCAAGCTACAGCCCTACAGCAACACGACACGGAACGGATTCCAGTTCAAATCCTCACTAGAATTCCGGATCGTTTTTTTTTCACACAGAAAAGGCGGAAACAATCCAGCCGCCTCACCTCCAACTTTTTCCAAGACAAAAACCTGAATTGGTCTTCCTCTGTCCCGCACCTCTGGTTGAGTTTACTAGTCAGGCGGCGGCGGCAGAGCGGGGCGGGAGCTGAAGATAGGAGAAGAAGAGTTGTGTGGTTAGGAGACTGGGATTTCAAAGGTGGCACTGTCGCTCTGGAAGTTAGATCGCTAttgatatattaatatattatatatgagatgAGATATATATACTGTGATCAATCATTACCTTCAAGACCAGGAATCTGCTTAATCATACTCTGCATTCCTAAGTCCTGGTTGTagtgaaaaaagtaaaaaattaattttaaaaaataaaaacaaaaactactTTTTTGCTCAAATTGGTAAAAAATGAACAATGATTGAATGGTTGAGCTGGTAGGGTTTTGTCAACTTTTCTTGTTCTTCACGTGATTAAAATGGTGAATAACAAAGAATCTAAAGAAGAAGGGAGTAAATAGAATAACAATTTCAACAAtttagaaaaggaaaaaggttGAAATAAGGCCTCAAAATTTTATCTTAAATTGTAATTACACtctcaaatatttaaaaagttcaattaaatatatttaaactcAAATGATCTGTCGTTCACCTGGAACAATCATTTCGGCCGTTCGGCCGTTGTCGAACGCCAGGCTACCGGCGTCATTAAGTCATAAGTCATTTTCTCTGGTTTCTCCGGTTGTCTTTTCTATTGGAGAAGACGACCAGAttggtgcgtaagtttataccTTAAGGAtgcgtatgtttaaagcttaagatgtgtcactttttagtttaaggtgcatcaatttaaaacttaaagtgtgtatgtttaaagcttaaggtgcgtcactttCTAGGTTATGGTGCAtcagtttaaaacttaaggtgcgtaagattataacttaaggtgcgtaagtttatagcttaaggtgcgtcactttctagtttaaggtgcatcaatttaactcttagggggcgtttggttcaagttatataagataacctttagggggcgtttggttcaagttatataagataactaaggttatatttgcttggtaatataagattcccatgtttggttcaagttatgtaagattcccagggaatgtaagataacctcccgatgaagtttttagctattggaagggaatATGAGATACACTccgatttcttaggtaatctcacattcccttatcttattcctaatattgagcttttggcattttaatcaatttatcttatttccgttgtcttatttacctagttcaattttaaaccaaacacaggaatctaacattcccagttatctaacattcccagcaatctaacattccctaaggtaatctaacattccgtgaaccaaacgccccctaaggTGCAAATGTTTAAAGCTAACGCCCCCTAAGGTGCAaatgtttaaagcttaaagtgcattattttccAGCTTACGGTGTATAAATTCGAAGTTTTAGGTGCATCAGTTTGAGACACTTGATCATTTGCATGCATGTTGCCAGGaagtgcatttaaaaaaaaaattctttcagtttgagtcgttgatctagATAACTAGAGTAGATCAACAGCTCCGATCTCACCCCATTTTTTACCTGGGAGAGCTTCGTGAACCATCCCCATAGCTTAGATCTGATTTCCTAAGATGACACATATTGatctttatttataaatataaaaaaaaaatgggatagtagtgtcttattattattattattattattattattattattattgatattgcTATTACTAGTACTACTACTGCTATTGTTACTACTACTGCTACTGCTGCTACTGCTACTGCTGCTACTGCTACTATCCATGctactactgctactactactactgctactactgctactgctactactaatcctgctactactactactactactcatTGTTGCAAATTGGAACCGCGATTTCTTCATTATCGATCGAGTGTTCTTACATGAAAAGtggtcaatattttttttttctttctgcttgttcttttttagtataatattaTCTATGTTTGGATGGTTGTGTATATGTACGCATTATGGGTAGTACAATTTTGCATTTAGTTGTGTTGGTTGTGCAACTCAGTGTTGTGAGTTATATATCATAGGCCAGCGAGATGTGTATTAGTGCGCTTAGTGTTGTGCATTGTAGGACAGTTGATAAATCTACGATTTTAGGAGGGGGAGGTATCGTAGGTTGTTGAGTTATGTATTGGGGTGCTAGGTGTAGTACATTGTAGGACTGTGAGTTGTGCATTGGTTAGGTATTAGTGTATCACTGTTGTAGTTGTGGTGCATTCGGGTGGTAGTTGTCGTGCATTATACTATCGTTACGAGCTTTTTTGTTGtggagttttgtttttttgcctTCTAGGCATGTGtgttaatattagtaattaaaaatagttGTTTCTTTCCATTAATacctatatctatatctataataaCATAAGTGCCTGGCTCATTTTTCCCGCTCAAACTcatggcatttttgtaatatcaaatatttggagaatataacatttttggtattaattgataattcctataaatttttgtatgaattcaAAGACATACCTTTTTAGGGATTCgacaatataacatttttggtattaattgataattcctataaatttttatatgaattcAAAGATATACCTTTTCAGGAATTATAACGTTTTTgatattaattgaaaatttgaaagttttacCTTTTCTTGAGATCTCTTACCATTTTATAATTCCAATACTGCACTCAtttaatctcatccattgtgtataaatacacTCTATGGAAGGCAATAGGCATAAGAATATCAAGGATGTTTGTCTTCCTGTAATTCTACCGGTTGATGAATTTTGTTTTAGCTTTGTTACTAccatgtaatattatattatactaaataatataatggtcaTGTGATGTGTAATACTGAGAGAAGACGAAGAGGATTCACAAGCAATGCCTATTGCGGTATTTGCAGAGATAAAGATGAGGATATTGATCATGTGTTTCGTAAGTATaacctataaatacccatttGGGAGTTTCGAATCGTGCTAATCTCTTCTTCCACAATGTTCTTTTACGTTTTACTGTAAGTAGttcaaaatattcattatgactctcacttttttaataatactttttaaatttgttagagTGATAATTATGAGTCAAagatgtttatttgtttttctaaTAGTAGAATCAACGAGCAACAACTCGAATATTATTTTACACAGAACGGTAGTTATTCATTTCTTAgctttatgtatgtatttatttctttatcatttttataatatcattttatttattttcgtcAAGGGCTTTGCTGGATCTACactttgtgttaaaatatgctacaatcaatggtccacggtataacgacttcTTTTAGAGGGTGTCAtggaaattatttattaaaaaaaatccgtATGCTTTCAATGACAACGTACCTGTACAGGTATCGCGGAAAGCCTACACTTTTCCAGTCACCCAATCTACTACACTTGTACAAGTGTAGCGGAAACACTTGTACAACTGTAGCTAATATGCATATTTGTACTAgcgaaacaaaaaaaaataaaataaaataaaacctcAACCtagatttgtttttaaaaaatgcaagaaaatgattgTCAATATtccttatttgtaatctttgatggtcaactttgaatgctatatatataatctggctaatcaattgatcaaagttcatgttaaattttatactatatatttgtttaataaactctaacatattcatagtatatgttcaacaattatgtcaaccCTGATTGGGATGTGGTTCCAACCTAAGACATTCCTTaattatgaaaatcaatgacTCAATGAGtaacttaaa includes:
- the LOC116002028 gene encoding SPX domain-containing membrane protein At4g22990-like, which produces MVAFGKKLKERQIEEWQGYYINYKIMKKKVRQYANQIEAGALDRRHVLKDFSRMLDNQIEKIVLFLLEQQGALAGRIAELNEQQDALQEQPEIAKISELREAYRAVGRDLLKLLFFVEINAIGLRKILKKFDKRFGYKFTDYYVKTRANHPYSQLRQIFKHVGLGAVVGALSRNLAELQDRQGSYLSIYDQPALPLQDPVVDSIKAAADRLTHSTNFLNFLGQHALIMQEELPSPAEEDVVDQRYHFMSLLLNLANTFLYMVNTYIIVPTADDYSMSLGAAATVCGIVIGSMAVAQVFSSVYFSAWSNKSYFRPLVFSSIVLCIGNALYALAYDMQSLPILLIGRLCCGLGSARAVNRRYISDCVPLKIRMQASAGFVSASALGMACGPALAGLLQSNFKIFNLTFNKETLPGWVMAFGWLIYLVWLWISFREPVLETEENPVPQESNADSDVVEKGLAQPLLIKSNEQDDGDGNQEYDESEEAPEESRLPVNSIAAAYRLLTPSVKVQLLIYFMLKYAMEVLLSESSVITEYYFQWSTGTVAIFLACLGLTVLPVNVIVGSYISNMFQDRQILLASEIMVLLGIVLSFQVIIPYSVPQYVISGLIMFVSAEVLEGVNLSLLSRVMSSRLSRGTYNGGLLSTEAGTIARVIADGTITLAGYLGQSRLLNATLVPSLLICIASITATCFTYNSLY